A portion of the Luxibacter massiliensis genome contains these proteins:
- a CDS encoding alcohol dehydrogenase catalytic domain-containing protein, with the protein MAEKMRAVVSYAPYDNRYEDFVKPEAGEGEIILKVKGCGICAGDVKAYHGGIRIWGTSPENRYIEAPCIGGHEFYGEVVELGEGVSDYKIGDVLVSEQVIPCGECEYCKKGIYWMCTRSAVFGFKQYANGGFAEYVKLDKHCLNHRVPEGFTAEQAVLIEPIACGAHAVERAQIQHSDVVVIAGLGAIGASMVNIASLSMPKMIIGIDVRENRLEMGKKFGADVVLNPIECNIEEEIKKLTDGLGCDVYIEASGSPRSVTQGLDSLKNLGRYVQMGVFAEEVKADWNTIGDGKELTIIGSHLSGLTYDSVIKGIKAGQIKTDGLISHTFKLKDWKEAFEATEAEDAMKVMLVP; encoded by the coding sequence ATGGCTGAAAAAATGAGAGCAGTAGTATCATATGCTCCGTACGATAATCGGTATGAGGATTTTGTGAAACCAGAGGCAGGAGAAGGGGAAATTATTTTGAAAGTGAAGGGCTGCGGGATCTGTGCAGGGGATGTGAAGGCCTATCATGGTGGTATCCGTATTTGGGGGACTTCGCCGGAAAACCGTTATATCGAAGCCCCGTGTATTGGAGGGCATGAATTTTATGGAGAGGTCGTGGAGCTGGGGGAAGGCGTGTCAGATTATAAGATAGGCGATGTGCTTGTCTCGGAGCAAGTGATCCCCTGTGGAGAATGTGAGTATTGTAAAAAAGGAATTTATTGGATGTGTACAAGATCCGCCGTATTCGGGTTTAAGCAATATGCAAATGGAGGATTTGCAGAATATGTTAAACTAGATAAACATTGCTTAAACCATAGAGTGCCTGAAGGGTTTACGGCAGAACAGGCGGTATTGATTGAACCGATTGCATGCGGCGCACATGCAGTAGAACGCGCCCAGATCCAGCACAGTGATGTTGTGGTTATAGCAGGGTTGGGGGCTATTGGGGCATCTATGGTGAATATTGCCTCCTTATCAATGCCTAAAATGATTATAGGGATTGATGTCCGTGAGAACCGCCTGGAGATGGGAAAAAAATTTGGGGCGGATGTGGTGCTTAACCCAATAGAATGCAATATTGAGGAAGAGATTAAAAAACTGACAGACGGCCTGGGATGCGACGTATATATCGAAGCATCTGGAAGTCCGCGCAGTGTAACACAAGGGTTGGATTCCCTGAAAAATCTAGGCAGATATGTACAGATGGGAGTGTTTGCGGAAGAAGTAAAGGCAGACTGGAATACCATCGGAGATGGGAAGGAACTGACAATTATTGGCTCCCATTTGTCAGGACTTACATACGATTCTGTAATTAAAGGCATAAAAGCGGGGCAGATAAAGACCGATGGATTAATCTCCCATACATTTAAACTCAAAGACTGGAAAGAAGCCTTTGAGGCCACCGAAGCAGAAGATGCCATGAAAGTTATGCTTGTACCATAA
- a CDS encoding sugar ABC transporter substrate-binding protein, with product MKKKVLGIVLSVVMAAGLIAGCGGQNSGAGGTGDTQDGGTQEEGSGDYTVGMTLNLGNLTWAELADAAKEHGKELGISVTVQNSNDNATTQVSQIENFIQSGVDAIIVAAVESNSVEDVCKEAQEKGIKVIAYTQVIENSDAEYLVDAYNTGYACGEEAAKWINENYGDEEIEWALQDLPKYPEIIDRANGIKDAIEENAPNAVLVATQPAEVMEDGQNNAENFMQSNPDIKVICSIGSGGGAGANEGVKSYISKDEYDKFGIFGIDATEQEIMNIINKDPQKSSVSLGGGSVHGETLIDIADNFRNGVEQEKDQYMPITVINAENAQEYYDEHFAK from the coding sequence ATGAAGAAAAAAGTGTTGGGGATTGTGTTAAGCGTAGTTATGGCAGCAGGCCTGATAGCAGGATGCGGCGGGCAAAATAGTGGCGCTGGGGGTACAGGTGATACGCAGGATGGCGGAACCCAGGAGGAGGGTTCTGGAGACTATACGGTGGGCATGACGCTGAATCTCGGTAATCTGACGTGGGCAGAGCTGGCAGACGCAGCGAAAGAACATGGGAAAGAACTGGGGATTTCAGTTACAGTACAGAACTCTAATGATAATGCCACAACTCAGGTTTCACAGATAGAGAATTTTATTCAGTCAGGCGTGGATGCAATTATTGTGGCCGCAGTTGAATCTAATTCCGTGGAGGATGTCTGCAAAGAAGCCCAGGAGAAAGGAATTAAGGTCATTGCCTATACCCAGGTTATTGAAAACTCAGACGCAGAATATCTGGTAGATGCCTACAATACGGGATATGCATGTGGGGAAGAAGCGGCAAAGTGGATTAATGAAAATTATGGGGATGAAGAAATAGAATGGGCATTGCAGGATCTTCCTAAATATCCCGAGATTATTGACCGGGCAAATGGGATAAAGGATGCAATAGAGGAAAACGCGCCAAATGCGGTATTAGTAGCTACACAGCCTGCGGAAGTTATGGAAGACGGCCAGAATAATGCAGAAAACTTTATGCAGTCTAATCCAGATATTAAAGTAATCTGTTCTATTGGTTCCGGAGGCGGCGCAGGCGCCAATGAGGGCGTGAAATCCTATATATCAAAAGACGAGTATGATAAATTTGGTATTTTTGGAATTGACGCTACAGAGCAGGAAATTATGAATATCATTAACAAAGACCCACAAAAATCTTCCGTCAGCCTTGGAGGCGGTTCGGTTCATGGCGAGACACTCATTGATATTGCTGACAACTTCCGCAATGGCGTAGAACAGGAGAAGGATCAGTATATGCCAATCACGGTAATCAATGCTGAAAATGCCCAGGAATACTATGACGAACACTTTGCAAAATAG
- a CDS encoding ABC transporter permease: protein MKRIIKSKEFGVFCVLLALIVFFSIASSQFMQPQNFFNIAKQIATVGICSVGFSFVLITGGIDLSVGYQISLDIVVTAVLMNSLGMNWVLACIVAMLLGTAIGMVNGVIIVETGVAPLIVTLSMMTILKGVSYLITGGLAIFKFDESFVFLGQGTILGIVPVSLIFLLIIILAGVFILNKTIYGRYFYAIGNNVEAAKLSGVNVKRIQLMAYSLCGFFTSIGAILMLARLNSAQSSTGNGYEFNCLTACVVGGVSSNGGKGTVLGAIIGCLIVGVLENGLAIMNVNEYVQEVIKGLVLLIAVIYDTMSIAKNERVKKMKAINAEN, encoded by the coding sequence ATGAAAAGAATTATAAAAAGTAAAGAATTTGGAGTATTTTGTGTGCTGCTCGCGCTGATTGTGTTTTTTAGCATTGCATCTTCACAATTTATGCAGCCGCAGAACTTCTTTAATATCGCAAAACAAATTGCAACTGTGGGAATCTGCTCAGTAGGTTTTAGTTTTGTATTGATAACCGGGGGGATTGACCTTTCTGTGGGGTATCAGATTTCATTGGATATTGTTGTCACGGCAGTCTTAATGAATTCTTTGGGGATGAACTGGGTGCTGGCCTGTATCGTGGCAATGCTTTTAGGAACAGCGATTGGCATGGTGAACGGAGTTATTATCGTAGAGACAGGGGTTGCCCCCCTGATTGTGACCTTATCTATGATGACGATTTTAAAGGGTGTCAGTTATCTGATTACCGGAGGACTGGCAATTTTTAAGTTTGATGAATCATTTGTTTTCCTGGGCCAGGGAACGATTCTGGGAATTGTTCCGGTTTCACTTATCTTTCTGCTGATCATTATACTGGCCGGCGTATTCATCCTGAATAAGACGATTTATGGACGTTATTTTTACGCCATTGGCAATAACGTGGAAGCCGCGAAGCTCTCCGGAGTGAATGTGAAACGGATTCAGCTGATGGCATATAGTTTATGTGGTTTTTTCACTTCCATTGGTGCGATTTTAATGCTGGCCCGTTTAAATTCTGCCCAGTCCTCCACAGGAAATGGATATGAGTTCAACTGCCTGACAGCCTGTGTGGTCGGGGGCGTAAGCAGTAACGGCGGCAAAGGGACTGTATTGGGGGCAATCATTGGATGCCTGATTGTGGGCGTTCTGGAGAACGGCCTTGCAATCATGAATGTCAATGAGTATGTACAGGAGGTCATAAAAGGCCTGGTACTGTTGATTGCAGTTATTTACGATACAATGTCTATTGCTAAAAATGAGCGGGTTAAGAAAATGAAAGCGATAAATGCAGAAAATTAA
- a CDS encoding sugar ABC transporter ATP-binding protein has translation MTGDTILKLNHISKLYPGVVALDDMNMEFREGEVHAIVGENGAGKSTMIKTISGAIEPSAGTIELGGETFERLTPKLSREKGVAVIYQEFTLVPVLSVADNIFMGEYMLKGMVLDRKAMEDRTRDLFERLHVSIDPKAKVADLTTGFQQIVEIAKAISKDARVLIMDEPSAPLTMAEVESMYEIVDRLKEEGVTIIYISHRMEEIFRLSDRTTVIRDGKYIQTLNTADTNKQELIKLMVGRELNDTYPSREKEAKETVLKLEKVSGNGVKDISFEVKKGEILGLGGLVGAGRTELAQLIFGSEKLTSGRIIYQGQEMHMKNCKEAIDRGIAMIQEDRKRHGVVLNMSIRDNTTLPCLRRISRHGVISGQKEEDVTKRYQETLRIKTPSNQQLVKNLSGGNQQKVVLAKWLAMDPEVIIFDEPTRGIDVGAKQEIYDIMNDLANQGKCIIMISSDMEELIGMSDRVIVLCKGRMAGSLSKEEVSQESILTKAAGIE, from the coding sequence ATGACGGGTGATACGATTTTAAAGTTAAACCACATTTCAAAATTGTATCCAGGAGTAGTAGCCCTAGACGATATGAACATGGAGTTTCGGGAAGGGGAAGTCCATGCGATTGTTGGGGAAAACGGTGCAGGGAAATCCACTATGATTAAAACCATATCAGGGGCGATTGAACCTTCCGCAGGAACTATAGAGCTGGGAGGGGAAACTTTTGAAAGGCTCACCCCTAAGCTTTCCAGAGAAAAAGGCGTGGCTGTTATTTACCAGGAGTTTACATTAGTTCCAGTGCTCTCTGTGGCGGATAATATTTTTATGGGGGAATATATGTTAAAAGGCATGGTCCTGGACCGGAAAGCTATGGAAGACAGGACTCGGGATCTCTTTGAGAGGCTTCATGTAAGTATTGACCCAAAAGCTAAAGTGGCAGATTTGACCACAGGGTTCCAGCAGATTGTAGAGATAGCAAAGGCCATTTCTAAGGATGCAAGAGTTTTAATTATGGATGAGCCCTCTGCACCACTGACTATGGCAGAGGTGGAATCTATGTATGAGATCGTGGACCGCCTGAAAGAAGAAGGAGTAACGATTATTTATATTTCCCACAGAATGGAGGAAATTTTCAGGCTCTCTGACAGGACAACTGTCATCAGGGATGGAAAGTATATTCAGACACTAAACACTGCGGATACTAATAAACAGGAATTGATTAAACTGATGGTAGGCCGTGAGCTAAACGATACATATCCATCCAGGGAAAAGGAAGCCAAGGAGACAGTCCTGAAATTAGAAAAAGTCAGTGGAAATGGTGTCAAAGACATTAGCTTTGAGGTAAAAAAAGGAGAAATATTGGGGTTGGGAGGACTGGTGGGAGCCGGGAGGACGGAACTTGCGCAGCTGATTTTCGGGAGTGAGAAACTAACTTCTGGAAGAATTATATATCAGGGACAGGAAATGCATATGAAAAACTGCAAGGAGGCCATTGACAGGGGGATCGCCATGATCCAGGAAGATAGGAAGCGCCACGGGGTTGTCCTTAATATGTCCATACGTGACAATACCACGCTTCCCTGCCTGAGGAGGATTTCAAGACATGGCGTCATAAGCGGCCAGAAAGAAGAGGATGTGACAAAGCGTTATCAGGAAACCCTCAGGATAAAAACGCCGAGTAACCAGCAGCTTGTGAAAAACTTAAGTGGCGGCAACCAGCAGAAAGTAGTTCTGGCTAAATGGCTGGCTATGGATCCGGAAGTTATTATTTTCGATGAACCCACCCGGGGAATCGATGTAGGGGCAAAGCAGGAAATCTACGATATTATGAATGATTTGGCAAATCAGGGAAAATGTATCATCATGATTTCCTCAGATATGGAGGAACTGATAGGTATGTCAGACAGAGTCATTGTCCTGTGCAAAGGGAGGATGGCGGGAAGCCTGTCGAAGGAAGAAGTATCTCAAGAATCAATTTTAACGAAAGCAGCAGGTATAGAATAA
- a CDS encoding ATP-binding cassette domain-containing protein: MYNIYSWEGNINLIQNGNFHLFEGEVVGLVGNNHSGKSAFMGAVTGEFPCKSGKIWISENIKRIDSIERARKGGVFLIKDESSLIEEFSIRDTMKLNYGLAEKGVGYQDYLKKCKEIFHLLNISDAQNLKMDYDCKIRDMTFHQRVLIEIAQAMVCNAKIIVMDSVVGMLSQSARVRMREVFCLLVNRGISIVLIENQIECIRIYLNRLCVMRKGKVVAELNSSEVDTNLVSTLMEGEKRELQDTVGGDCISEACKAKAILKFDGVFTSQGILNGLSFTLYEGETLGIWNKNRHSGTAIAHILQGEMPFVKGAITIGNEAFLGQVGRTLKPGLAVLPESDQLFTNMSIGENISISALRQNSYGKVVMKEGELRYLTQNLVEEYFDNGKYKTFIDQIVFESLIIKKKISLCRAIASGAGIFVYSNPFSHLDEGERKLFSQDIQKTAQKGISQIIISAHAEMLYSVCSRILEIERGVIVRETVSPTGGR, translated from the coding sequence ATGTATAATATTTATTCCTGGGAAGGGAATATTAATTTGATCCAAAATGGAAACTTCCACCTTTTTGAAGGGGAGGTTGTGGGTTTGGTTGGCAATAACCATTCTGGGAAAAGCGCCTTTATGGGGGCAGTGACAGGGGAGTTCCCGTGTAAGTCTGGAAAGATATGGATTTCAGAAAATATCAAAAGGATTGATTCTATAGAGCGGGCCAGAAAAGGGGGTGTATTTCTGATTAAGGATGAAAGCTCCCTGATAGAAGAATTCAGTATCAGGGATACAATGAAGCTGAATTATGGCTTGGCAGAGAAAGGGGTTGGGTATCAGGATTACCTCAAAAAATGTAAGGAAATTTTTCATTTATTGAATATATCAGATGCCCAGAACCTGAAAATGGACTATGACTGTAAAATACGGGATATGACCTTCCATCAGAGGGTACTTATAGAAATCGCCCAGGCCATGGTGTGCAATGCGAAAATTATTGTTATGGATTCTGTGGTCGGGATGCTGTCACAGAGCGCCAGAGTACGGATGCGTGAGGTGTTTTGCCTCCTCGTAAACCGTGGAATCAGTATTGTACTGATAGAAAATCAGATAGAGTGTATCCGCATATATTTGAACCGTCTCTGTGTGATGAGAAAAGGAAAGGTGGTTGCAGAATTAAATAGCTCTGAAGTTGACACTAATCTTGTCTCTACGCTGATGGAGGGAGAAAAGAGGGAGCTTCAGGATACGGTGGGGGGAGATTGTATCAGCGAAGCCTGCAAGGCAAAAGCAATCCTTAAGTTTGACGGAGTTTTCACCAGCCAGGGGATACTCAATGGCCTCAGCTTTACGCTTTATGAAGGAGAGACACTGGGAATCTGGAATAAAAACAGACATTCAGGAACTGCCATCGCCCATATTCTTCAAGGGGAGATGCCCTTCGTGAAAGGAGCTATAACAATAGGCAATGAGGCCTTCTTAGGGCAGGTTGGCAGAACCCTCAAGCCAGGCCTGGCTGTCCTGCCTGAGAGTGACCAGCTTTTTACAAATATGAGTATCGGCGAAAATATAAGTATCTCTGCCCTAAGGCAAAACTCCTATGGGAAAGTGGTCATGAAAGAAGGGGAACTCAGGTACCTTACACAAAATCTGGTGGAAGAATATTTCGATAACGGGAAATACAAAACCTTTATAGACCAGATTGTATTTGAAAGTCTCATTATCAAAAAGAAGATATCCCTTTGCAGGGCTATCGCGTCAGGGGCAGGCATCTTCGTATATAGCAACCCATTTTCTCATTTAGATGAAGGGGAGAGGAAGCTATTTAGCCAGGACATACAAAAGACAGCCCAGAAGGGCATATCGCAAATTATTATTTCTGCACATGCGGAAATGCTGTATTCTGTATGCAGCAGAATCCTTGAAATCGAAAGAGGTGTTATTGTAAGGGAGACTGTGAGTCCCACAGGGGGCCGTTAG
- a CDS encoding sensor histidine kinase — translation MRKWGNWKHLSSKKVITVLFLNLVVLSAIVFGFGIWLNHSRALFLKDSVIGALTYRELALCFIFAGIINSVIDYYTIIAPMWNLEEKIQKHEETVRSEDFLYNSANSGLSIETTLQELLNQQKLMYDKKRIEEKQRRKAQLYALQTQIDPHFLYNALDSIRGYALLHDMEEISDITEALSRVFRNMISDKHELLPFWQEMDNISNYMKIQQFRFNHKFQYFFDIDEEIVNKYMVPRMVIQPLVENAIVHGLEKKVEGGWVKVTAYVTERRLVITVTDNGVGMSEERLELLNKAMEMGLEEYDIQGGRQHAGIALININKRIKLNFGNRYGLILNSTQNVMTSTEVILPLLINRE, via the coding sequence ATGAGAAAGTGGGGAAACTGGAAACACTTATCCAGTAAAAAGGTAATAACAGTTTTATTTTTGAATCTTGTAGTTCTGTCGGCTATTGTATTTGGTTTCGGTATCTGGCTGAATCATTCCAGAGCTCTGTTTCTAAAGGATTCGGTTATTGGGGCGCTGACTTATAGGGAGCTGGCATTGTGCTTTATATTTGCTGGAATTATAAACAGTGTGATAGATTACTATACTATCATTGCACCCATGTGGAACCTGGAAGAAAAAATACAGAAGCATGAAGAAACAGTGAGGTCAGAGGATTTTCTATATAATTCTGCTAACAGTGGCTTATCTATTGAAACCACACTTCAGGAATTGCTCAATCAGCAGAAGCTAATGTATGACAAAAAAAGGATCGAGGAAAAACAGCGTAGAAAGGCCCAGCTTTATGCCCTGCAGACGCAGATTGACCCTCATTTTCTATATAATGCATTGGACTCTATCAGGGGTTATGCGCTGCTGCACGATATGGAGGAGATTTCAGATATAACTGAGGCCCTATCCAGGGTCTTTAGGAACATGATATCAGATAAACATGAATTGCTGCCCTTTTGGCAGGAGATGGATAATATATCTAATTACATGAAAATACAGCAGTTCAGGTTTAATCATAAGTTCCAATATTTTTTTGACATAGATGAAGAAATTGTTAATAAATATATGGTGCCCCGTATGGTGATACAGCCTCTTGTGGAGAATGCCATCGTACATGGATTAGAGAAAAAGGTTGAAGGCGGCTGGGTAAAAGTTACCGCCTATGTGACAGAGCGGCGGCTGGTCATTACAGTGACGGATAATGGCGTGGGAATGAGCGAAGAACGGCTGGAGCTTCTCAATAAGGCAATGGAAATGGGCCTTGAGGAGTACGATATCCAGGGCGGGAGGCAGCATGCAGGGATAGCCCTGATTAATATTAATAAACGCATCAAACTGAATTTTGGAAACCGGTATGGCTTGATCCTAAACAGTACGCAAAATGTGATGACCAGCACGGAAGTCATCCTCCCGCTTTTGATAAACAGAGAATAG
- a CDS encoding response regulator transcription factor, translating to MFKVMIVDDEIYVVALIQKLVNWEKYNMEVVATANDGITALHFVEEIKPDLIIVDVRMPGYDGIEFMDKIREFNKKVRFIVVSGHKQFDYAKGAMRNNVEDYLLKPINKEELEKVIGRVCKGLAEDRQNENRLRKIEEELDSSKLKIKKSFLESILRNEYEEDTLDLIQINQRYMTKFEQGHFRMAALILDGTNTLEEGQANCLMLREVQKELRNSLREVCFEILECMQNQIVFFLLNYPGEKEESIKDCMLMQLEKSRHQIEKFENLRLCICEGGAKPELSAIGESTDEMHVSILIRTSLENKQIITSSCVADADCPLPDTLDIHTIKFEETLQSLDMNKISMSIRSMFSKAFYVAEDNPLALYKLFMAFVGKIYAYFSNIGIYTETEKQIWLKYRAKFIQAPVSSEYPRILIRDIKTLIEKNQLSEQNKITPAIRIAKSYIAEHYREDISLSGVADIVNLSPVYLSRLFKKEEGINFLDYLNQYRIDIAKRMLKEEIKYSVMDIAEESGFSNTKYFSRIFKKCVGITPSEYRSRHLGKGRG from the coding sequence ATGTTTAAAGTGATGATAGTGGATGATGAAATCTATGTGGTGGCATTGATTCAGAAGCTTGTTAATTGGGAGAAATATAATATGGAGGTTGTGGCAACTGCCAATGACGGAATCACGGCCCTTCATTTTGTGGAGGAGATTAAGCCGGATTTAATTATCGTAGATGTCAGGATGCCTGGATACGATGGGATAGAATTTATGGACAAGATCCGGGAGTTTAACAAGAAGGTCCGGTTTATTGTTGTCAGCGGACATAAGCAGTTTGACTATGCGAAAGGCGCTATGCGCAATAATGTGGAGGATTATCTGCTGAAGCCGATTAATAAAGAAGAACTGGAAAAGGTAATAGGCAGGGTCTGTAAGGGACTGGCGGAGGACAGGCAGAATGAGAACCGTCTGCGAAAAATAGAGGAGGAGCTGGACTCCAGTAAGCTGAAAATAAAGAAATCTTTTTTGGAATCTATTCTAAGAAATGAGTATGAGGAAGATACGCTTGATTTGATTCAGATAAACCAGCGGTACATGACAAAATTTGAACAAGGCCATTTTAGGATGGCTGCGCTGATCCTGGATGGCACTAATACATTGGAGGAAGGGCAGGCTAACTGTTTAATGCTCAGGGAGGTACAAAAGGAGCTCAGAAATTCTCTGAGGGAGGTATGTTTTGAAATTCTTGAATGTATGCAGAATCAGATAGTTTTCTTTCTCTTGAATTATCCGGGGGAAAAGGAGGAATCTATAAAGGATTGTATGCTGATGCAGCTGGAGAAGAGCAGGCACCAGATAGAAAAATTTGAAAACTTAAGGCTTTGCATCTGTGAAGGAGGGGCAAAGCCGGAGCTATCAGCAATCGGGGAGTCCACTGATGAAATGCATGTTAGTATCCTGATCCGTACATCATTGGAGAATAAACAAATTATTACTTCGAGCTGTGTGGCGGATGCAGATTGCCCTCTGCCAGACACATTGGATATTCATACTATAAAGTTTGAAGAAACGCTGCAGTCTTTGGATATGAATAAAATATCTATGAGTATCCGCAGCATGTTTTCCAAGGCATTTTATGTGGCAGAAGATAATCCGCTGGCGCTGTATAAGCTGTTTATGGCGTTTGTGGGAAAGATCTATGCTTATTTCAGCAATATTGGTATTTATACAGAGACAGAGAAACAGATATGGCTTAAGTATAGAGCCAAATTTATACAGGCGCCTGTTTCCAGCGAGTACCCCAGGATTCTGATCAGGGATATTAAAACCTTGATTGAGAAGAATCAGTTGTCTGAGCAAAATAAAATAACACCTGCCATCAGAATAGCCAAGAGTTATATTGCGGAGCATTACCGGGAAGATATTTCTTTATCTGGGGTTGCGGATATCGTTAATCTGTCCCCAGTATATTTAAGCAGACTTTTCAAAAAAGAGGAGGGGATTAATTTCCTCGATTATTTGAACCAGTACAGGATTGACATTGCAAAAAGAATGCTGAAAGAGGAGATTAAATATAGCGTTATGGATATTGCAGAGGAGTCTGGATTCAGCAATACAAAATATTTTTCCCGCATTTTTAAAAAGTGTGTGGGTATTACACCCTCGGAATACCGGAGCCGCCATCTTGGAAAGGGCAGGGGTTAA
- the tuf gene encoding elongation factor Tu, whose product MAKAKFERTKPHANIGTIGHVDHGKTTLTAAITKTLSERVAGNAAVDFENIDKAPEERERGITISTAHVEYETEKRHYAHVDCPGHADYVKNMITGAAQMDGAILVVAATDGVMAQTKEHILLSRQVGVPYIVVFMNKCDMVDDEELLELVEMEIRELLNEYEFPGDDTPVIQGSALKALEDPSSEWGDKIMELMDAVDEWIPDPQRDTDKPFLMPVEDVFSITGRGTVATGRVERGTLHVSDEVEIVGIHEDIKKTVVTGIEMFRKLLDEAQAGDNIGALLRGVQRTEIERGQVLIKPGTVKCHKKFTAQVYVLTKDEGGRHTPFFNNYRPQFYFRTTDVTGVCELPAGTEMCMPGDNVEMTIELIHPVAMEEGLGFAIREGGRTVGSGKVAKIIE is encoded by the coding sequence ATGGCAAAAGCTAAATTTGAAAGAACAAAACCACATGCTAATATTGGTACCATTGGCCACGTTGACCATGGTAAGACAACATTAACAGCTGCAATCACCAAGACTCTTTCTGAGAGAGTTGCAGGAAACGCAGCGGTAGATTTCGAAAATATCGACAAGGCTCCAGAAGAGAGAGAGCGTGGAATCACAATCTCTACAGCACACGTTGAGTATGAGACAGAGAAGCGCCACTATGCACATGTTGACTGCCCAGGACATGCTGACTATGTAAAGAACATGATCACAGGTGCTGCACAGATGGATGGTGCAATTCTGGTTGTTGCTGCTACTGATGGTGTTATGGCTCAGACAAAAGAGCATATCCTCCTGTCACGTCAGGTAGGTGTGCCATATATCGTAGTATTTATGAATAAGTGTGACATGGTAGATGATGAAGAACTTCTTGAATTAGTAGAGATGGAGATCCGTGAGCTGCTCAATGAATATGAGTTCCCAGGAGATGATACTCCGGTTATCCAGGGATCAGCCCTGAAAGCTCTTGAGGATCCTTCAAGCGAGTGGGGAGACAAGATCATGGAACTTATGGATGCTGTAGATGAGTGGATCCCGGATCCACAGCGTGATACAGATAAGCCGTTCCTGATGCCTGTAGAGGACGTATTTTCTATCACAGGACGTGGTACTGTTGCTACAGGTAGAGTAGAGCGTGGTACTCTGCACGTGTCTGATGAAGTTGAAATCGTTGGTATCCATGAAGATATCAAGAAGACTGTTGTTACAGGTATCGAGATGTTCCGTAAACTGCTTGACGAGGCTCAGGCTGGTGACAATATCGGAGCCCTGCTTCGTGGCGTTCAGAGAACAGAGATTGAAAGAGGCCAGGTTCTTATCAAACCAGGCACAGTAAAATGCCACAAGAAATTTACAGCTCAGGTTTACGTCCTGACAAAAGATGAGGGTGGCCGTCATACACCATTCTTCAACAACTACAGACCACAGTTCTATTTTAGAACAACAGACGTTACAGGTGTTTGCGAGCTTCCAGCAGGAACAGAGATGTGTATGCCTGGAGATAACGTAGAGATGACAATTGAGCTGATTCATCCAGTAGCAATGGAAGAGGGTCTTGGATTCGCTATCCGCGAGGGTGGACGTACAGTTGGATCAGGAAAGGTTGCTAAGATTATCGAATAA